The proteins below come from a single Staphylococcus sp. MI 10-1553 genomic window:
- the rpsG gene encoding 30S ribosomal protein S7, translating into MPRKGSVPKRDVLPDPIHNSKLVTKLINKIMLDGKRGTAQRILYSAFDLVQERSGRDAMEVFDEAINNIMPVLEVKARRVGGSNYQVPVEVRPERRTTLGLRWLVNYARLRGEKTMEERLANEILDAANNTGGAVKKREDTHKMAEANKAFAHYRW; encoded by the coding sequence ATGCCTCGTAAAGGATCAGTACCTAAAAGAGATGTGTTACCAGATCCAATTCACAACTCTAAGTTAGTAACAAAATTAATCAACAAGATTATGTTAGATGGTAAACGTGGAACTGCTCAACGTATTCTTTATTCAGCATTCGACTTAGTTCAAGAACGTTCTGGTCGTGATGCAATGGAAGTTTTCGATGAAGCAATTAACAATATTATGCCAGTACTTGAAGTTAAAGCTCGCCGTGTAGGTGGTTCAAACTACCAAGTACCTGTAGAAGTTCGTCCAGAGCGTCGCACTACTTTAGGTTTACGTTGGTTAGTAAACTATGCGCGTCTTCGTGGTGAAAAAACTATGGAAGAGCGTTTAGCTAACGAAATCTTAGACGCAGCTAACAACACTGGTGGTGCAGTTAAGAAACGTGAGGACACTCACAAAATGGCTGAAGCGAACAAAGCATTCGCTCACTACCGCTGGTAA
- the rpoC gene encoding DNA-directed RNA polymerase subunit beta', producing the protein MKIGLASPEKIRSWSYGEVKKPETINYRTLKPEKDGLFCERIFGPTKDWECSCGKYKRVRYKGMICDRCGVEVTKSKVRRERMGHIELAAPVSHIWYFKGIPSRMGLLLDMSPRALEEVIYFASYVVVDPGPTGLEKKTLLSEAEFRDYYDKFPGQFTAKMGAEGIKDLLEEINLDEELKMLRDELESATGQRLTRAIKRLEVVESFRNSGNNPAWMILDVLPIIPPEIRPMVQLDGGRFATSDLNDLYRRVINRNNRLKRLLDLGAPGIIVQNEKRMLQEAVDALIDNGRRGRPVTGPGNRPLKSLSHMLKGKQGRFRQNLLGKRVDYSGRSVIAVGPNLKMYQCGLPKEMALELFKPFVMKELVQREIATNIKNAKSKIERTEDEVWDVLEDVIIEHPVLLNRAPTLHRLGIQAFEPTLVEGRAIRLHPLVTTAYNADFDGDQMAVHVPLSKEAQAEARMLMLAAQNILNPKDGKPVVTPSQDMVLGNYYLTLERKDAVNTGMMFNDTNEVIKAYANGHVHLHTRIGVQASSFNNPTFTEEQNRKILTTSVGKVIFNEIIPDSFAYINEPTATNLEKSTPDKYFVDASELGEGGLAEHFENTELVPPFNKKFLGNIIAEVFNRFSITDTSMMLDLMKDLGFKYSSKAGITVGVADIVVLPDKQEILDESEKLVERVQKQFNRGLLTEEERYNAVIEIWTNAKDRIQAKLMKSLDKTNPIFMMSDSGARGNASNFTQLAGMRGLMAAPSGKIIELPITSSFREGLTVLEYFISTHGARKGLADTALKTADSGYLTRRLVDVAQDVIVREEDCGTDRGLLVSDIKEGTEMIEPFIERIEGRYSKETVRHPETDKIIIRPDELITPEIAKEITDAGIEEMYIRSAFTCNTRHGVCEKCYGKNLATGEKVEVGEAVGTIAAQSIGEPGTQLTMRTFHTGGVAGSDITQGLPRIQEIFEARNPKGQAVITEIEGVIDNITVGKDRQQEIVVKGANETRSYLASGTSRLKVEIGQSVARGEVLTEGSIEPKNFLSIAGLTATEEYLLKEVQKVYRMQGVEIDDKHVEVMVRQMLRKVRIIEAGDTKLLPGSLVDIHNFTDANREAFKERKRPATAKPVLLGITKASLETESFLSAASFQETTRVLTDAAIKGKRDDLLGLKENVIIGKLIPAGTGMKRYSKVDIEKDEVTQPDLENQVTVE; encoded by the coding sequence ATGAAAATAGGACTCGCTTCACCTGAAAAAATTCGTTCTTGGTCATATGGTGAGGTCAAAAAGCCAGAAACAATTAACTACCGTACGTTAAAACCAGAAAAAGATGGTCTTTTCTGTGAAAGAATTTTCGGACCAACAAAAGACTGGGAATGTAGTTGTGGGAAATATAAACGTGTACGCTATAAAGGTATGATTTGTGACCGTTGTGGTGTTGAAGTGACAAAATCAAAAGTACGTCGTGAACGTATGGGACACATTGAGTTAGCAGCACCTGTGTCTCACATTTGGTACTTCAAAGGGATTCCAAGCCGTATGGGTCTCTTATTAGACATGTCACCACGTGCATTAGAAGAAGTGATTTACTTTGCTTCATACGTTGTGGTTGATCCAGGTCCAACGGGTTTAGAAAAGAAAACATTACTTTCAGAAGCAGAATTCCGTGATTACTATGACAAATTCCCTGGCCAATTCACTGCCAAAATGGGTGCAGAAGGGATTAAAGACTTATTAGAAGAAATCAACTTAGATGAAGAGTTGAAAATGCTTCGTGATGAGTTAGAATCTGCGACAGGTCAACGTTTAACACGTGCCATTAAACGTTTAGAAGTTGTGGAATCATTCCGTAACTCAGGCAACAACCCGGCATGGATGATTTTAGATGTACTACCAATCATCCCACCTGAAATCCGTCCAATGGTACAACTTGATGGTGGGCGTTTTGCGACAAGTGACTTGAACGATTTATATCGTCGTGTCATCAACCGTAACAACCGTTTAAAACGTTTATTAGATTTAGGTGCGCCTGGCATCATCGTACAAAACGAAAAACGTATGTTACAAGAAGCTGTTGACGCATTAATCGATAACGGTCGTCGTGGTCGTCCGGTAACAGGTCCAGGTAACCGTCCACTTAAATCACTTTCACACATGTTGAAAGGTAAACAAGGTCGTTTTCGTCAAAACTTACTTGGTAAACGTGTAGACTATTCTGGTCGTTCGGTTATCGCGGTAGGACCAAACTTGAAAATGTATCAATGTGGTCTGCCAAAAGAAATGGCATTAGAATTGTTCAAACCGTTTGTCATGAAAGAACTTGTACAACGTGAAATTGCGACAAACATCAAAAACGCAAAAAGTAAAATTGAGCGTACAGAAGATGAAGTTTGGGATGTATTAGAAGATGTCATTATTGAACATCCTGTACTCCTTAACCGTGCACCAACGTTACACAGATTAGGTATCCAAGCGTTCGAGCCGACTTTAGTTGAAGGCCGTGCGATTCGATTACACCCACTTGTAACAACAGCTTATAACGCCGACTTTGATGGTGACCAAATGGCGGTTCACGTACCTTTATCAAAAGAAGCACAAGCTGAAGCACGTATGTTAATGCTTGCCGCACAAAACATCTTGAACCCTAAAGATGGTAAACCAGTTGTTACACCGTCTCAGGACATGGTTTTAGGTAACTACTACTTAACATTAGAGCGTAAAGATGCAGTGAATACAGGTATGATGTTCAATGATACAAATGAAGTCATTAAAGCTTATGCAAATGGACACGTTCACTTGCATACGCGTATCGGTGTTCAAGCGTCATCATTCAACAATCCAACATTTACTGAAGAGCAAAATCGCAAAATCTTAACAACTTCTGTAGGTAAAGTCATCTTTAACGAAATTATTCCAGATTCATTTGCATACATTAACGAACCAACAGCGACGAACTTAGAAAAGAGTACGCCTGATAAATACTTCGTTGATGCGTCTGAACTTGGAGAAGGTGGTTTAGCTGAGCACTTTGAAAACACTGAACTCGTCCCACCATTCAACAAAAAATTCTTAGGAAACATTATCGCAGAAGTGTTCAATCGCTTCAGCATTACAGATACGTCTATGATGCTTGACTTAATGAAAGACTTAGGTTTCAAATACTCTTCAAAAGCAGGTATTACAGTTGGTGTAGCTGACATCGTGGTATTACCTGATAAACAAGAGATTTTAGACGAGTCTGAGAAATTAGTTGAACGCGTACAAAAACAATTTAACCGTGGTTTATTAACAGAAGAGGAACGTTACAATGCGGTTATTGAAATTTGGACAAATGCGAAAGATAGAATCCAAGCGAAACTGATGAAGTCTCTTGATAAGACCAACCCAATCTTCATGATGAGTGACTCTGGTGCCCGTGGTAACGCCTCTAACTTTACGCAACTTGCTGGTATGCGTGGTTTAATGGCCGCTCCATCAGGTAAAATTATCGAACTTCCAATCACATCATCATTCCGTGAAGGTTTAACGGTATTAGAGTACTTTATCTCGACTCACGGTGCGCGTAAAGGTCTTGCCGATACAGCACTTAAGACAGCCGACTCAGGTTACTTAACACGTCGTCTCGTTGACGTTGCTCAAGACGTTATCGTACGTGAAGAAGACTGTGGTACGGATCGTGGTTTACTCGTTTCAGATATCAAAGAAGGTACAGAAATGATCGAACCATTTATTGAACGTATTGAAGGTCGTTATTCTAAAGAAACAGTACGTCATCCAGAGACAGACAAAATCATCATTCGTCCGGATGAATTGATTACACCTGAAATTGCGAAAGAGATTACAGATGCAGGCATTGAAGAAATGTACATCCGTTCTGCGTTTACATGTAACACACGTCACGGTGTATGTGAAAAATGTTACGGTAAAAACTTAGCAACTGGTGAAAAAGTAGAAGTAGGTGAAGCAGTCGGAACTATCGCTGCACAATCTATCGGTGAACCAGGTACACAGTTAACAATGCGTACATTCCATACAGGTGGGGTTGCCGGAAGCGATATCACGCAAGGTTTACCTCGTATCCAAGAGATTTTCGAAGCACGTAACCCTAAAGGTCAAGCAGTGATTACTGAAATTGAAGGTGTCATTGATAACATCACAGTAGGTAAAGACAGACAACAAGAAATTGTTGTTAAGGGTGCTAACGAAACACGTTCTTACCTTGCATCAGGAACATCACGTTTGAAAGTCGAAATCGGCCAATCAGTTGCACGTGGTGAAGTCTTAACGGAAGGTTCAATCGAGCCGAAAAACTTCCTTTCTATCGCTGGTTTAACAGCAACAGAAGAGTACTTACTTAAAGAGGTACAAAAAGTTTACCGTATGCAAGGTGTAGAAATCGACGACAAACACGTTGAAGTCATGGTACGTCAAATGTTACGTAAAGTACGTATCATTGAAGCTGGTGACACGAAATTATTACCAGGTTCGCTTGTTGACATCCACAACTTCACAGATGCAAACCGTGAAGCGTTTAAAGAGCGTAAACGTCCAGCAACTGCAAAACCAGTATTGCTCGGTATTACAAAAGCGTCTCTTGAAACAGAAAGCTTCTTATCTGCAGCATCATTCCAAGAAACAACACGTGTCTTAACTGACGCAGCGATTAAAGGTAAACGTGATGATCTTCTCGGTCTTAAAGAGAACGTTATTATCGGTAAGTTAATCCCTGCAGGTACAGGTATGAAACGCTACAGTAAAGTTGACATTGAAAAGGATGAAGTGACACAGCCAGATCTTGAAAATCAAGTGACTGTGGAATAA
- a CDS encoding ribosomal L7Ae/L30e/S12e/Gadd45 family protein yields the protein MSNEKVTRFDKQAYVVGLKETLKALRDQRVNKLIIGEDVNVHLLARVLSFANQNKIPIEFFSSRQALGEYVGINLKATVVALLK from the coding sequence ATGTCTAATGAAAAAGTCACACGCTTTGACAAACAAGCCTACGTGGTTGGTCTGAAGGAGACGTTAAAAGCGCTTCGTGATCAACGCGTAAACAAACTGATTATAGGCGAAGATGTGAATGTGCATTTGCTCGCGCGCGTGTTAAGCTTTGCCAATCAAAATAAGATACCTATCGAATTCTTTTCAAGTCGACAAGCACTTGGAGAATATGTTGGTATCAATCTAAAGGCGACAGTTGTTGCTTTGCTCAAGTGA
- the tuf gene encoding elongation factor Tu, with amino-acid sequence MAKEKFDRSKEHANIGTIGHVDHGKTTLTAAIATVLAKHGDSVAQSYDMIDNAPEEKERGITINTSHIEYQTDKRHYAHVDCPGHADYVKNMITGAAQMDGGILVVSAADGPMPQTREHILLSRNVGVPALVVFLNKVDMVDDEELLELVEMEVRDLLSEYDFPGDDVPVIAGSALKALEGDAQYEEKILELMEAVDTYIPTPDRDSDKPFMMPVEDVFSITGRGTVATGRVERGQIKVGDEVEIIGLTEESSKTTVTGVEMFRKLLDYAEAGDNIGALLRGVAREDINRGQVLAAPGSITPHTKFKAEVYVLSKDEGGRHTPFFSNYRPQFYFRTTDVTGVVHLPEGTEMVMPGDNVEMEVELISPIAIEDGTRFSIREGGRTVGSGVVTNIEQ; translated from the coding sequence ATGGCAAAAGAAAAATTCGATCGCTCAAAAGAACATGCCAATATTGGTACTATCGGTCACGTTGACCATGGTAAAACGACTTTAACAGCTGCAATCGCAACTGTATTAGCAAAACATGGTGACTCAGTTGCACAATCATACGACATGATTGACAACGCTCCAGAAGAAAAAGAACGTGGTATCACAATCAATACTTCACACATCGAGTACCAAACTGACAAACGTCACTATGCACACGTTGACTGCCCAGGACACGCTGACTATGTTAAAAACATGATCACTGGTGCTGCTCAAATGGACGGTGGTATCTTAGTAGTATCTGCTGCTGACGGTCCAATGCCACAAACTCGTGAGCACATTCTTTTATCACGTAACGTTGGTGTACCAGCATTAGTTGTATTCTTAAACAAAGTTGACATGGTAGACGACGAAGAATTATTAGAATTAGTAGAAATGGAAGTACGTGACTTATTATCTGAATACGACTTCCCAGGTGATGACGTACCTGTAATCGCTGGTTCAGCATTAAAAGCTTTAGAAGGCGATGCGCAATACGAAGAAAAAATCTTAGAATTAATGGAAGCTGTAGACACTTACATTCCAACTCCAGACCGTGACTCAGACAAACCATTCATGATGCCTGTTGAGGACGTATTCTCAATCACAGGTCGTGGTACAGTTGCTACTGGTCGTGTTGAACGTGGTCAAATCAAAGTTGGTGACGAAGTAGAAATCATCGGTTTAACTGAAGAATCTTCTAAAACAACTGTTACTGGTGTAGAAATGTTCCGTAAATTATTAGACTACGCTGAAGCTGGTGACAACATTGGTGCTTTATTACGTGGTGTTGCACGTGAAGACATCAACCGTGGTCAAGTATTAGCTGCGCCTGGTTCAATTACACCACACACAAAATTTAAAGCAGAAGTTTACGTATTATCTAAAGACGAAGGTGGTCGTCATACACCATTCTTCTCTAACTACCGCCCACAATTCTATTTCCGTACAACTGACGTAACTGGCGTTGTTCATTTACCAGAAGGTACTGAAATGGTAATGCCTGGTGATAACGTTGAAATGGAAGTTGAATTAATTTCACCAATCGCTATCGAAGACGGTACACGTTTCTCAATCCGTGAAGGTGGACGTACTGTAGGATCAGGCGTTGTTACTAACATCGAACAATAA
- the rpsL gene encoding 30S ribosomal protein S12 has protein sequence MPTINQLVRKPRQSKTKKSDSPALNRGFNSQKKQFTKLNSPQKRGVCTRVGTMTPKKPNSALRKYARVRLSNNIEINAYIPGIGHNLQEHSVVLVRGGRVKDLPGVRYHIVRGALDTSGVDGRMQSRSLYGTKKPKK, from the coding sequence ATGCCTACTATTAACCAATTAGTACGTAAACCAAGACAAAGCAAAACTAAAAAATCTGATTCACCAGCTTTAAATAGAGGTTTTAACAGTCAAAAGAAACAATTCACTAAATTGAATTCTCCACAAAAACGTGGCGTATGTACACGTGTGGGTACTATGACTCCTAAAAAACCAAACTCAGCGTTACGTAAATATGCACGTGTGCGTTTATCAAACAACATTGAAATCAACGCATACATCCCTGGTATCGGACACAACTTACAAGAACACAGTGTTGTACTTGTACGTGGTGGACGTGTAAAAGACTTACCTGGTGTGCGTTACCATATCGTTCGTGGTGCATTAGATACGTCAGGTGTTGACGGTCGTATGCAAAGCCGTTCATTATACGGTACTAAAAAACCTAAAAAATAA
- the fusA gene encoding elongation factor G: MGRDFSLKNTRNIGIMAHIDAGKTTTTERILYYTGRIHKIGETHEGASQMDWMEQEQDRGITITSAATTAEWKNHRVNIIDTPGHVDFTVEVERSLRVLDGAVTVLDAQSGVEPQTETVWRQATTYGVPRIVFVNKMDKIGANFDYAVSTLHDRLQANAAPIQLPIGAEDEFSAIIDLVTMKCFKYTNDLGTEIEETEIPEDYRERAEEAREALIEAVAETNESLMEKIFEEQEITVDELKDAIRQATTDVEFYPVLCGTAFKNKGVQLMLDAVIDYLPSPLDVKPIVGHRADDPDEEVIAKADDDAEFAALAFKVMTDPYVGKLTFFRVYSGTLTSGSYVKNSTKGKRERVGRILQMHANSREEISTVYSGDIAAAVGLKDTGTGDTLCGEKNDIILESMEFPEPVIHLSVEPKSKADQDKMTQALVKLQEEDPTFKAHTDEETGQVIIGGMGELHLDIIVDRMKKEFNVEANVGAPMVSYRETFKSSAAVQGKFSRQSGGRGQYGDVHIEFTPNETGAGFEFENAIVGGVVPREYIPSVEQGLKDAMENGVLAGYPLIDVKAKLFDGSYHDVDSSEMAFKIAASLALKEAAKKCDPVILEPMMKVTIEMPEEYMGDIMGDVTARRGRVDGMEPRGNAQVVNAYVPLSEMFGYATSLRSNTQGRGTYTMYFDHYAEVPKSISEEIIKKNKGE; the protein is encoded by the coding sequence ATGGGAAGAGATTTTTCTTTAAAGAACACTCGTAATATCGGTATCATGGCGCACATCGATGCTGGTAAAACGACGACGACTGAACGTATTCTTTATTACACTGGACGTATCCACAAAATTGGTGAAACACATGAGGGTGCTTCACAAATGGACTGGATGGAACAAGAGCAAGACCGTGGTATTACGATTACTTCAGCGGCAACAACTGCTGAATGGAAAAATCACCGTGTAAACATCATCGATACACCTGGGCATGTAGACTTCACTGTAGAAGTTGAACGTTCATTACGTGTACTTGATGGTGCCGTAACAGTTCTTGATGCGCAATCAGGTGTAGAACCTCAAACTGAAACGGTTTGGCGCCAAGCAACAACTTACGGTGTACCTCGTATCGTATTTGTAAACAAAATGGACAAAATCGGTGCTAACTTCGATTACGCTGTAAGCACTTTACATGATCGTTTACAAGCAAATGCTGCACCAATTCAATTACCAATCGGTGCTGAAGATGAATTCTCAGCTATCATCGACTTAGTAACAATGAAATGTTTCAAATACACGAACGATTTAGGAACTGAAATTGAAGAAACTGAAATTCCTGAAGATTATCGTGAGCGCGCTGAAGAAGCACGTGAAGCATTGATTGAAGCTGTTGCTGAAACAAATGAAAGCTTAATGGAAAAAATCTTTGAAGAACAAGAAATCACTGTTGATGAGCTTAAAGACGCAATCCGTCAAGCAACAACAGATGTTGAGTTCTACCCAGTACTTTGTGGTACAGCATTCAAAAACAAAGGTGTTCAATTAATGTTAGACGCAGTAATTGACTACCTTCCATCACCTTTAGACGTTAAACCAATCGTTGGTCATCGTGCGGATGATCCTGATGAAGAAGTTATCGCTAAAGCGGACGACGATGCAGAATTCGCTGCATTAGCATTTAAAGTTATGACTGACCCTTATGTTGGTAAATTAACTTTCTTCCGTGTTTACTCTGGTACTTTAACTTCAGGTTCATACGTTAAAAACTCAACTAAAGGTAAACGTGAACGTGTAGGTCGTATTTTACAAATGCACGCAAACTCACGTGAAGAAATCAGCACTGTATATTCTGGTGATATCGCAGCGGCTGTAGGTCTTAAAGACACTGGTACAGGTGATACACTTTGTGGAGAGAAAAATGACATCATCCTTGAGTCAATGGAATTCCCAGAGCCAGTTATTCACTTATCAGTTGAACCTAAATCAAAAGCAGACCAAGATAAAATGACTCAAGCGCTTGTGAAACTTCAAGAAGAAGACCCTACTTTCAAAGCGCACACAGATGAAGAAACTGGTCAAGTTATCATTGGTGGTATGGGTGAGCTTCACCTTGATATCATTGTTGACCGTATGAAGAAAGAATTTAATGTAGAAGCAAACGTGGGTGCACCAATGGTATCTTACCGTGAAACATTCAAGTCTTCTGCAGCCGTTCAAGGTAAATTCTCTCGTCAATCTGGTGGTCGTGGTCAATATGGTGACGTTCACATTGAATTCACACCAAACGAAACAGGTGCAGGTTTCGAATTCGAAAACGCTATCGTTGGTGGTGTAGTTCCTCGTGAATACATCCCATCAGTTGAACAAGGTCTTAAAGACGCTATGGAAAATGGTGTATTAGCTGGTTATCCATTAATCGATGTTAAAGCTAAATTATTTGATGGTTCATACCATGATGTCGACTCATCTGAAATGGCCTTCAAAATCGCTGCATCATTAGCACTTAAAGAAGCTGCTAAAAAATGTGATCCAGTTATCTTAGAACCGATGATGAAAGTAACTATCGAAATGCCTGAAGAATACATGGGTGACATCATGGGTGACGTTACTGCTCGTCGTGGACGTGTAGATGGTATGGAACCACGTGGTAACGCACAAGTTGTTAACGCTTATGTACCACTTTCAGAAATGTTCGGTTACGCAACTTCATTACGTTCTAACACGCAAGGTCGCGGTACTTACACGATGTACTTCGATCACTATGCAGAAGTACCTAAATCAATTTCTGAAGAGATCATTAAAAAGAACAAAGGTGAATAA